aggggaggaggcagaaaggggggttgaaggagagggagggggagggaaggaacgGGGGCGTCTTGGGAGTCTGGGGGCCGTGGGCCAGTGAACCAGATGATGCCCCCAGAGATCTAAACCTGGGCAGGGGTCAGATTGCCAGCATCATCATggccaggcctgggctggggctgTGGGGACACGGAGGCATGTAGGCCTGGTCCCATGTCTTCTGAGGAGACAGGCCCATCCATATCCAGTAGATCATCACAGCAGGAGCAGGCTCAGACCCTGTTTGCAGCTTCtggaggcttcctggaagaggtgggcCTGGAAGGACAGGTGTGtgttgggttgggaagaagggaTGGGGCAGGGGAAGGTGGAGGAGATGGAGCAGGTGGAGGAGATGAAGCAGACAGGCCTGGAGGGAGGGAGTAGAGGGAATTTGGGTGGGGACAGACAGTGCATGGAGGCACCCGTGTCAAGCGGAGACTGAGGAGGGCCCTTGTGGGAATTCCTGACCCTCAGCTGGACCTGGGAGGGCACAGGGCGGGTGCAGGTAGGGGCCCAGGGGTGCAGAATGACTCCAACTCCCTCACAACTCCATCTCCTGGGCCTCTGACCAGGAGGGGGTGTTATGCGACCTCAACCAGGAGAGTTGCAGCCACCAGCAGTCCCGTCACCAAGGGAGGCCAGCCGCTTGGCAGGAGGGCAGACCCTAAGGAAAGTCAGAGGATTAGTGAACGAGAGAAATGGGAGCATGTCCCTCACCCTAACTCTTTAATGGCAGGTGAAGTGTCCCCAGGCCACCCCCACAAGCTCCCTGGTTTCATCACACActacccacccctccccaccttgtTCACCTGCCCCAGCTGCACTGGCCTCCTGGCTTGTGTTCTGTGTGACCCCTCACAGCCCCTGCCCAGCGAGGCCTGCCCATCCCCAGGCAAGTGCCCCCAAGAGCTGCCACCTTGCCAGCTCCTGGGTGACCTTTGCCCCTGAGATGGGTCAGGATTGGGGCAAGGATGTGTGTTGGGGAGGCTGAAAGAGGAAGACTCCAGGAAGGAGTCCTCATGTGGCCATGGAGCCTGGAGGTGGCCTGTCCAGTGGGCAAACTGCCAGCTCCTCTGGCCCTCAGCCTCCCCGTGTTAAACAAGGCTGCTCACACCCACCGGCTCTCCTGCATATGCAGCCGAGATGCACAAAGTGCACTGTGCAGTGTCAGGTGCCGTGGGGATGTCAGGGCTCCAGATGTTCCCAGGAGCCAGGGACAGGAAGGAGCAGGTGACACCAACTGGCTGGTGGGGCACCCTGGTTATGACTCTGCAGGCCCCCATCCCCTGCAGCTGCCTAGAGGCACACCTGAGGGGGTCGTGGTGGTCTCCTGGAGAATAGGCAGTAGGGTGCTGAGGAGCCCATCGTTGGCCTCTGGTACGATGCCCAGCAGTTTGCACATGAGCTCATACACGTGGACGCTCTCGAAAGGCTCCACCTCCAGGCCCTTCTTAAAGCTGGGGCCCACAGCCCGGAAAATGGTCTTCATGTCCATGACCTCATTGTCGAAGCCGTGCTCCCCGTTGTTGAACTGCACGTTCACTCTCTGCCAGGAGGGAGGGTCCAGAGTGAGTTTGTGCTGACCCTCCCAGCCCTCCCTACCCTCTCCAGGAGCACCATCTGCCGGGCCCTGGGTTGCAGAGGACTGCTGCAGGGAGTTCAAAtcgggagggtggggtggggtgggaaagatTCTGAGCCTCCCTGTCTCTGAATTCTCAGCCCCAAAGATCAGTGGCCCAAAGAAGGAgcctcagtgaagacccagagacATGAATGGAGACCCACGTAAAGGGGGCGGAGCTTCAGCCAAGGACACACTCTGGGTTCCTTTCCATGGCTGGGCGCCCACACGTCAGTACTCCTTGCCTAGAATCCTGCCCCTGCTCTGCATATTGCTTCCCTCTCAGCCTCCTTGAGCTCTCTCACCTCTTGTGTGTCACTCTTACAGCTAGCCTTCCCACTTTACCCTAtacacgcacgtgcacacacaaacacatgtatgcatgcacaccCATGCACACAGGTACGCAGTGCATGTACACACCCCAATTCCTGTCGCATAGTGTGGGTGTGTCCCTTTGGAGGCTGACACACCTCAAGTTGGGGTCTGACTAGAAATAGGGAAGTGCTTTCTATAGAACCAGAGAGACTCAGCAGGGCAGAGATGTGCCTGCACCCTGAAACTCACCCCGTGGATGACATAACCTGGGTCGCTGTACATAAGCAGAGGGGTGATCCGCGAGTGATTGGCGTAGTGGAAGGATTTGGGGAAGAACTCCTTCTTGTAGACGTGGAGTCTGGGGTGGGCGTCCTTGAGGGCCTCgtacaccttctccagcattcctTCCTTGGGGAGCAGCATCCCGTTTGGTCCGTAGTCTAGGAGCTCGAACTCAATGTCCTTGAAGCTGAAGTTGGAGAACTTGTGGAACTCCACCAGGTCGCTGGCCGTCTTGTTGACAGTGGTCATGCCGTGGTCAGACAGAATGAGCAGGTTGAGGCTGCTCTCCAGGCCGCTCTTCCTGATGCTGTCCCGGAGGTAGCCCACGGTCCTGTCCACCTGCATCActatctccttcctctcctgggaCTCGGGGCCATACCTGTGGCCTGTGGAGTCCGGTTCTCCGAAGTAGAGGGTGACCAGGTCCAGGCCCTCGTCCGTGAACCACGTCATCACCGTGTCGATGTTGGCCCTCCACTCCGCCTCGTCCTTGAAGTTGTGAAGGATGCCTTCCTTCCGGCTCATTGTCACAGCCTCGCCTTGGTAGGTGACATTCCCGCCGGGGTAGAAGAAGGAACCGGTCTTCAGGCCCTGCAGGGGGAAGGTGGCATCAGGGCTGAGGGCCTCCTCCTGCTTGTCCCCTGCTGAAACATCTGCCCTGACCGCCTGCCCCCAGACTGCACGCTTACCCATCCCTGCTCCTGCCTGCAGCCACAGGGGTTCGTATTTTCTAAAAGACCTTTCATAGCTCTTATCTTATGTTATTAGGGCTGATACTGATTTtatagaggagagagcaggtgCCCAGTGGACTCAGCACTAATCAGATAGTGGATATAAAAGTGTCCCCAGATATGCTGTGTCCTCATTGTCACTGTGGCCGTAGGTCACATCGCTGCTCTGTGAACGCTCCCTTCCGACCTGCAGCCCAGCCTCTACTGCCATGCATCCATCGGCCTCTCCATTGCCTGCCCTTCTAGCCTTCAACCCGGCCATCCGTCTGTCTTTCCATAAACCAATTGCTGTTTTGTTTACAGATCCATCTGTCCTTGCCACCATATGTCCACTGCCTCAGGTCATCATGTCCACCTTGAGATGTCAGTTCTAGGCTACGCTTTCTGCAAGCAAGCCTGGTGTCTGGTAGCTCCTTCTGAAGTGAGGGGActcagatgtgagttggaccccTGCCTGTGAAGTTTATTCTGGGCTCACCTCAAAATCACCCATTTGAATTTGTTGTCAGGAAGCCCAGAGCATTGCAAGAGGCTGGGGTTCTGGGCttttcactgggatgacccaccTCTCACTCTTATCTTTCACCCTTTAGCGTTCGACTGCCAGGCCCTGAGAGGGGAACCAGGATGAAGCCATTTCATTGTTCCCTGCCTGTTAGTGGAGTGACATTATTTTCCATGTGGCCCCCTTTTCACCAGTGCCGAAGCCCAGTTTTCCCTCCAGTCAGGAGGATGCAACAATCCCTCTGGGTCCCAgggaggacagggcagcctgtgcAGCCACTGGCGGGTCCTCATGGGCACCTGGCTCCCATCTCCCATGGGGCCCACTCAGCACCTCTCCCAGGCTGGGAGCATTGAACTCCCGGGTCCTGCCGTGGATGCCCCGTGGTCATGGCATGGACACGGCCTGCTCGGCCAGGtccccctcccgccccctccGTCTGTCCAAGTGGGCGTGGGTACAGCATTACCTGCCTCTGGGCGGTGATCCAGATGGGCAAGCTGCCGTTGTCCCACCATTTCTGGATGCCCAGTGTGGTGTGGTAGGGCCACTTCACCTTGCTGCTTGTGTTGTAGAACATGTTGTGAACCACCCCGTGGTTCTCGACGTATTTGCCTGTGGGATGGCAgaggggggtggtgggagggagggcacagccagggcagggggcggggaggcACACGTGGCCCTGGGAGCCGGGCTGGGCCACCACAGCCACGTACCCCGGCCCAGAGATTCTGCTTCCACTTAGAGTAGCTAATCCTGCCGCTGAACTCTTACAAAGGTGTTAATACCCACGTTCTGGGATATCGTTTGCAGCCTCGTTGGTTTTAGCAAAAGATTGGGAGCAACCTGGCTGGCTATCTGGAGAGAACTAATTAAATCAATTATGGCCCACCCATGAAATAGAATCTCAGGCAGGAAGATAAATAAACCGAGAGAAGGTGtcttttttaactatttttttcaggatttccctggtggtccaagagTTAAGATTCcgccttgcaattcaggggacgtgggtttgatccctggtcagggaactaagatcccacatgccgcagagcagctaagcccatgcaccgcggCTACTGAGCCCtcgagccacagctagagagtctgtaTTCTGCGACGAATGATCCCACGTgacgcaacaaagacccagtgtacaactaagacctgacacagccaaataaataaaattttaattttaattttaaaataaataaaattaaaaaaactacaaaccacccccccccccaaagcaCTATGCTCTGTTGGAaaccttgtgcactgttggtaggaacgtgaaatggtgcagctgctatgaaaagcagtatggtggttcctcaaaaattaaaaaaaatttttttcatggcaATGCCTCCACATGAGTtcagaaagtagaaaaagaggGGTGTTGAAGAGTCCACCTCCTTCCTTCATATTCCCCATTGTCCTGTGGTCAGTAAGGAGGTGACATGCAAAAGAGAGCACCATGGGCCTCTGCTTGCGTGTGGTCATGAAAATGCTGGTGTGAGAATAAGCTGTCTGTATGAGTGACATGCCTTAAAGTCatgcttccctggcagctcagatggtaaaaaagatctgcctgcaattcaggaaaccctggttcattccctgggttgggaagataccctggagaagggaatgacaaccccctccagtattcttgcctagagaattccatggacagaccatgcggtctcaaagagtcagacacgactgagcgactaacactttcactttcaaagtcatGCCCACCCAGAGCCTCTgaatgtgaccttgtttggaaatagtctttgcagatgtcattAGTTTTGTTAAGATGGCGGcatcctggggacttccctggtggcacggtggtaaagaatctgcctgccaatgcaggggaaagggaaagtgaaagtcgctcagtcatgtctgactctttgtgatcccatggactatacagtccatggaattctccaggccgtaataccggagtgggtagcctttcccttctccaggggatcttcccaacccagggatcaaacccagatctcccgcatggcaggcggattcttttccagctgagccacagggaagcccaagaatattggagtgggtagcctatctcttctccaggggatcttcccgaccgaggaatcgaaccagggtctcctgcattgcaggcggattcttcactgactgagctacTAGCAAagccctccaatgcaggggacatggttcaatccctggtctgggaagatcccacatgctgtggagtaactaagcctgtgtgccaccagCACTCCGGAGCCTGCgagccacagttactgagcctgcatgctgcaactactgaagcctgggcgcccggagcctgtgctctgcagcaagaaaagcccccacaatgagaagctcacggCACTGAGtgaggagtagcccctgctcactgcaactagagaaagcccacgtgtaccaatgaagacccagtgcagtcaaaaataaacaaataaaattatgtataaaaaaaAGATGAGGGCATTCCACAtcaggtgggccctaaatccagtgaCCGGTGTCCTTAAcaagaagaggaaagatacaCAGAGGGGAGATGGCCATGTGACAGGGGGCAGGGATTGGAGAGCTGCGGCCACAAGTCCAGGATTGCCTGGGTCCCCAGAAACTGGGACAGGTGGGAAGAATCCTCCCTTCCAGCCTCTGGAGGGAGTGTGGCTCTGTGACACCCGGATTTTAGGCTTCCGGCCTAAATAGAGCAATGGTGGGTTCGAGGGTGGCTGGGAGCGAGCAGTGGAAAGAGCAGGAGCCTCAGGCTCAACTCTCCTGCCTTTCTGAATCCTGGCCACACTCACCTCCACCAGAAGCCCTCCTGGGTTGCCACCCTGGGTGTGGTCCCCACTTACGATGGGACCTCCAGGTGTTTTTTATCTGCCTCTATCACTTGCCCCCGACAGGAAGGGTTCCTAACATTCCCTTTGGCCGGGTCATGTCTGCCCAGTGAGGGTGTCCCCTCCTTGGCCTCACCTTTGCCCTTGCACTGTGTGCCCACCGGGTCGAGGCTCCATGCCCGCACTGCGGTTCACTTTGTGGGTTCCCTGGTTTCTCAGCTGCCCCCCCAGGACCCCAAGCCCCATCTGAGGCCAACACTCACCAGTGACCAGAGTGAAGTGGCAGGGGCTGGTCAAGGTGATGAAGGCAGGGGTCATGTAGCGAGCTTTCACCCCGTCCAGTGCCATGGCATCCAGGTTGGGGGTGTCCACGTCCTGGTCATAGTTCCAGCGGAAACCATCGAAGGATACCAGGAGCAGCTTGTTCCGGGAGGCCTGCTGGCGGACAGGAGCCCCTGATGCTGGAGCCAGGAGGGTGGCCAGGGCCACGGCAAGGAAGACAGCTGGGGCTCCCATGATGGGTTCGCCAGAGATGCAAGTGCCGAGGGAAGTTTTCTGCTGATGAGCAGAGCAAAGTCCCAGGGTCACTGAACAGCTCTTATCCTGTGCGTCTTTGAACTGAGACTGTGCGGGAGCCTCAGAGGTGGCCCCTGGCTGCTGTGTCCGCACCACCCTGGGCCTGGCCCTTGGGCGCATCTGCGTTTATTGACAGCGGATCTCGATGCCCCTCCCGCTTCGTGCACAAGTGTCTTTCCAGGGAGGATGCGGACCATTCTGGAAGGCGTGGTGAACAGAATCGACTCACTCAATCGGAAAAGCCTGTGTCCCCAACCCCAGCTCTCATAGTGACTCTGGGTCCCTGTGCCTGGCTCACTGTGTCCCAGAGCACCCGGATGGGGCCCTTTCCTCCAGACTATAATTTGGGGAGGCCTTTGGACCAGGGCTGTGGGTTCAGGGTTCAGGAGACTGGCCTTGTCTATGGGGAATCCCCAGCCTGGGGGAGCACCTCTTCCCCTTCCTGCCCATGCTAAGGGGGGTCCTGCGGTGGGGCAGGCAGAGCTCCAACCTGGATTAGtgcctgctgtgccctccttctcAGGCCTCAAGGAGCCCCAGAGGGCACAGGCATGGGCAGCCTCACTGTTGGATTTCATCAGCAAGATGGTGAGAAGTGTGGCCTCCCTTGCTACACTGTGCTCATGGAGAGGGTGGTGTTGGGCgggacctctgatttcactgtgcAGTTTTCTGTCTCACTCACTTTCTCTCCActgtctctttgtctctgtctctctttctcactcCCTATGAAACATGTGCCACCAGCCAGGTCCCAGTCTAAGTCCTGGGGACACGACAGTGAAGGAGGCAGACGGTGTTCCTGGCTTCTTTCAGTTTGGCTGGGGACACACAAAATGAATCAACAAGTAAAGCAGTAGAATAGTGGGAGTCAGCAAAAAGCAAGCAAGCAGGGAAATAAGATAGTGCGTCTGtctgttccagaaaaacatctatttctgcttattgactatgccaaagcctttgactgtgtggatcacaataaactgtggaaaattctgaaagagatgggaataccagactacctgatctgcctcttgagaaatttgtatgcaggtcgggaagcaacagttaaaagtggacatggaacaacagactggttccaaataggaaagggagtacgtcaaggctgtatattgtcaccctgtttatttaacttatatgcagagtacatcatgagaaacactgggctggaagaaacacaagctggaatcaagattgccaggagaaatatcaataacctcagatatgcagatgacaccacccttatggcagaaagcgaagaggaactcaaaagcctcttgataaaggtgaaagtggagagtgaaaaagttggcttaaagctcaacattcagaaaacgaagatcatgggcatccggtcccatcacttcatgggaaatagatggggaaacagtggaaacagtgtcagactttatttttctgggttccaaaatcactgcagatggtgactgcagccatgaaattaaaagacgcatactccttggaaggaaagttatgaccaacctagatagcatattcaaaagcagagacattactttgccaacaaaggttcgtctagtcaaggctatggtttttcctgtggtcatgtatggatgtgagagttggactgtgaagaaagctgagcgccgaagaattgatgcttttgaactgtggtgttggagaagactcttgagagtcccttggactgcaaggagatccaacccgtccattctgaaggagatcagccctgggatttctttggaaggaatgatgctaaagctgaaactccagtactttggccacctcatgcgaagagttgactcattggaaaagactctgatgctgggagggattgggggcaagaggagaaggggacaacagaggatgagatggctggatggcatcactgactcgatgcacatgagtctgagtgaactctgggagttggtgatggacagggaggcctggcatgctgcgattcatggggtcgcaaagagtcggacacgactgagcgactgatctgatctgatctgatctgcctgGTGGGTGGTCAGCCAGGGCCTGGTGAGAGGATGACTGTGAGGGAGTGATCTTGGGGGTCATCAGTCGGGGGAGTGGATCGGGGGCAGGCGGGAGGGCGGCAGGGTGGGTCCTGGGGCCTATGGCTGCCGTATGGAGTCTGGCATTCTTGTGCAGTGCAGGGGGGAAATGCCATGGGGTGGTTTTAAGCTTGTGAGTGACATAAACTCATCTAGCATTAAAAACAAGAAACTTCACTCAAGCGTTCCATTTGCAGGACTGTCAGCTTGACAAAGGAAAGCGGGTGGGGCGCTCCACAGGGAGGGGACTGCTGGTGTCCAAACCAGGATGGGGGCTGTGGGAGTGACAGGTGTGGGTAGTTTGGAGGTTCTCCTGGAAGGATTTGCATgttggggagaaggaaagggagcaATCAAGGGAGATGTCCAGGTTTCCTGCCTGGAAAGCTGGGGTGATGGTGTCTTACAGCTATCCCATAGGGTGGTCAGAGGTCAAAGGGCAGGTCGAGGGCAGAGCATTCTATCTTGGCCACGTCTACCTGAGGGGATGTGTTAAATAGTTGGTATGTCCCGAGTTAAATTGTCTTCAGCTGCTGAACTGCTGAGGGCGGTTCCACCCAGGACTCTGCTTGGCTGGCAAGAGGGACTATTGTCAGGCCATCCCAGGGTCTCAGAGCCCCCCACAGCCTCCTCTGCGGTGAAGCAGTGGAGCCCCGGGGTACAGATTCTTGGGCCCTTTCCCCCATCTGAGGGGCCACACCCTGGAGGGATCCACACACAATGCCGCCCCTCGTGAGCCTCTCAGAGGCTGGAGTCCGAGAGATGGAGATGGTCCCCTGCATGGACTTCTACAACCAGGATATGCAGGGATTGCCCTGTGCCGGCTTGGTGCAGGGCTGGGGCACAGAGGGCAGGCTTTCCTTCACTGAGCTTATGGCCCGGAGCTCCACCCGTGGACCTGTGTGAGGAGCTGCCAAAGGTACCACGGAGGAAGTGTGGGTGTCTTAGGAGAGGGCAGTGGGGACCACATTCATTCTAGTGCTGGAGTGGGGACCTGAAAGGCCCTCTGAGGATTCAACATTTCACGcagtgctgtgctgagttgctcagttgtgtcccactctttgggaccccatggactatagcccaccaggcttctctgtacatggggattctccaggtaagaatactggagtgggttgccatgccctcctccaggggatcttcctgacccggggactgaacctcctcccgcattggaggaggattccttaccgtctgagctaccagggaagcccatgactactagagtgggtagcctatcccttctccaggggatctttccaacccagcaatcaaaccagggtcttctgcattgcaggtggattctttaccagctgagctaccagggaagcctgcacagATCTGTAGGATGGGTTTAGCTgggagattggagaaggaaatggcaacccactccagtattcttgcctacagaattccgtggacagaggagcctggtgggctgctgtccatggcctcccacagagtcggacacgactgaagctacttagctgcagcagcagctgggaggtATGTGGGCAGGAAAACCTTCCAGGCAATGACGGTAATGAGGTGGAAGAGGGCACCAACCAGGCTTGAGGCTGGAAGACAGGCCTGGGGGACTCT
The DNA window shown above is from Bos javanicus breed banteng chromosome 19, ARS-OSU_banteng_1.0, whole genome shotgun sequence and carries:
- the ENPP7 gene encoding ectonucleotide pyrophosphatase/phosphodiesterase family member 7 produces the protein MGAPAVFLAVALATLLAPASGAPVRQQASRNKLLLVSFDGFRWNYDQDVDTPNLDAMALDGVKARYMTPAFITLTSPCHFTLVTGKYVENHGVVHNMFYNTSSKVKWPYHTTLGIQKWWDNGSLPIWITAQRQGLKTGSFFYPGGNVTYQGEAVTMSRKEGILHNFKDEAEWRANIDTVMTWFTDEGLDLVTLYFGEPDSTGHRYGPESQERKEIVMQVDRTVGYLRDSIRKSGLESSLNLLILSDHGMTTVNKTASDLVEFHKFSNFSFKDIEFELLDYGPNGMLLPKEGMLEKVYEALKDAHPRLHVYKKEFFPKSFHYANHSRITPLLMYSDPGYVIHGRVNVQFNNGEHGFDNEVMDMKTIFRAVGPSFKKGLEVEPFESVHVYELMCKLLGIVPEANDGLLSTLLPILQETTTTPSGVPLGSCRGWGPAES